The following DNA comes from Microbacterium wangchenii.
TCCCGCGGCGGCGACGGCGTCCAGCGCGCTGGGTGGTGCAGGGAGGGCGGGCACGTCGGTCGTGAGGACGCGGGCGCTGTGCACGTGCGGCACCTCGAGGTGACCGATCACGACGTCCCCGCCGGCCAGGACCGGGACGGCGGCGGCGAGCAGAGCGGTGGCATCCGGCGTCTCGAGAACGAGATCGCCGGTGGCGAGCACGGTGGTCATCGCGGCGGCGTCTCCGTCTGCGCGGTGCGCGTGAGGAAGGTCTGCAACCGGGTCGAGCGCGGGGACTCGAAGAACTCCTGAGCGGGCCGGTCCTCGATCACCTTCCCCTCGGCCATGAACACGCAGCGATCGGCGACGCTGCGGGCGAACGCCATCTCGTGCGTGACGACGACCATCGTCATCCCCGACACCGCGAGGTCTTTGATGACCTGCAGCACCTCGTCGACGAGCTCGGGGTCGAGCGAGCTGGTGGGTTCGTCGAACAGCAGCACGCGCGGGTTGGCTGCGACGGCGCGCGCGATCGCGACGCGCTGCTGCTGACCGCCGGAGAGCTGGCGCGGGTGCGCGTTGGCCTTGTCAGCGAGACCGACCCGCTCCAGCAGGTCCATCGCGCGCTGCTTCGCCTCTGCGGGGGGCACCCCGTGGACCGTGATGGGAGCCTCGGTGATGTTGCGCAGGACGGTCCAGTGCGGGAACAGGTTGAACTGCTGGAAGACCATGCCCATCCGCCGCCGCTGCCGCTGCACGTCGACGTCGCGGAGCGGCCGGATGTGGCTGCCGTGCACCTCGTAGCCGAGCAGCTCGCCGTCGAGGTACATCGCGCCCCCGTCGATCGACTCCAGCTGGTCGATGCAGCGCACGAGGGTCGACTTGCCCGAGCCGGACGGGCCCAGCACGGCGACGACCTCGGAGTCCTCCACGCGCAGGTCGACGCCGTCCAGGGCCGGGCGGTCGCCGCCGCCGCCGAACGATTTCCTCAGCCCCATGACCTCGAGGACGGGGATCGTGGTGCGTTCGACGCTCATGCTGCGGCCTCCAGACGTTGAACCGTGCGACGGACCCGGGTGGACCGCGACAGCCCGCGGCTGAACCGCGCTTCCACGCGACGCTGCACGAGGGTCAGCAGCGTCACCACGACGAGGTACCAGATGACGGCGACCAGCAGCATCGGCACCACCTCGTACGTGCGGTTGTAGATGACCTGCACCGAATGCAGCAGGTCGCCCATCGCGATGACGCTGACGAGCGACGTGCCCTTCAGCAGCGCGATCACCTGCGAGCCGGTGGGCGGGATGATGACGCGCATGGCCTGCGGCAGGATGACGCGGCTGAAGGTGCGCCACGGCGAGAAGCCCATGGCCTTGGCTGCATCCCGCTGTCCCTGGTCGACCGAGAGGATGCCGGCGCGGATGATCTCCGCCATGTAGGCGGCCTCGTGCAGGGACAGGCCGATGATGGCCGCCGTCAGGGGAGTGATGATGTCGTTCGTGTTCCACGAGAACAGCTCGGGGCCGAACGGGACGCCGACGGCGAGCTTGGGAACGAGGTAGGCGAGGTTGTACCAGAAGATCAGCTGCACCAGCGGGGGCACCCCGCGGAACACGCCCACGAACGCGATGCACGCCCACCGCACGGGTCCGAAGTCCGACAGCTGACCGGCGGCGAGCGCCGTGCCCAGAATCGATCCGAACACCATCCCCAGTGCGGTCAGCAGCAGCGACATGAGCAGCCCCAGGAGCACCGACGGTGCGAACAGGTACTGCGCCACGACCGGCCATTCGAACCGCTCGTTGGTGATGAGGAAGACCAGGAGCTGGACGACCACGAGCGCGAGGAGGACACCCACCACCACCCGCCACGGCCGGAACCGGGGGCGGGCGTCGGCGACATCCGCGGCTCCCGCGCGCGGTGGCGTGATGATCGGGGTGGTCACGGGTGCACTCCTCGCGCTCGGGCCCGGGCTACTTGCCGGTGGTGTTCGGGTTGAGGACGGGGGCGTCGATCTGGGCGTCCTCGATGTCGTAGTCGGCCATGATCTCGGCGTACCGGCCGTTGTCGAAGATGGCCTCGAACGCCGCCAGCATCGGTTCGGCGAGTCCCGAGTCCTTCGGCATGAACATCGCCAAGAGGTCCACTCCGGCACCCTGTTCGTCGGTCTGCATGACGTAGTCGTAGGTGTCCTGCTGCGTGGCGAGGAGGTCGATCGCGGACGCCTGCGTCGTGCCGACGAGGTCGGCGCGGCCGGAATTCAGCGCGAGGATCGTGGAGTTGGTGTCCTCCAGCCCGATGAACTCGGTCGGCTCGAGGCCCTCGCCGATGCACCACTCATCGAGGCGCTGCAGCTGGGTCTCCGTGACGGATCCGACGACACCGGCGACGCGCTGACCGCACACCGCTTCGCTGTCCGGGAAGTCGTCGGCACGGTCGGCCGGGAAGACGTAGCTCGTGCGCGTGGTCATCCACACGACGGCGTCGAAGTCGGCCTCGCGTTCGGGGGTCGCGCGGACGGGGCCGTTGAAGGCGTCGTAGCGCCCCGACAGCATGCCGGTGAGCATCGCGTCCAATCCCGACGACGTCACGATCTCGAACTCGACGCCCAGCTGCTCGGCGAGTGCGGCCTGCATGTCGGGGTCGATGCCGGTGAACGAGCCGTCCTCTTCGATCGTGCGGTAGGGCGGATGCGTGTCGCCGGCCATCGTGATGACGCCGGCTTCCTTGATCTCGTCGGGCAGCAGGTCGTACAGCGGCGCGTCCTCGCCCACGGGGGCGTCGACGGCGGGCTCCCCCTCCGACGCCGGATCACCGGATGAGGCGCAGCCGGCGAGGGCCAGGACGGCCACCAGCGGGACAAGAGCCATCTTTGCTCGCATGAGATTCTCCACATCGTTGTGAACTCGTGGCCCCGGGCGGGCCTCCTGTCAGAACATCATAAAACTTGATGATTGGAAACGTCAATGATTGCCGGGCGCACGTCGGCCCCAGCCGCGCCGGCCGGGCGCGCGCGGAGTCAGAACACGTACTCCATGAGGTCGAGGCCCAGGATGCGGAAGGCGTCGTGCGCGCGCAGCCGATGCGCGATGGACAGGTCGTCGAAGCACACGATCAGCGCGTACGAGACCCCGGCCCGCGGTCCGGCGAGCACGCCGGCCTCCGCACGCACGCCGTCGCCACGGCCGGTCTTGTTGACGAACAGCAACCCGTGGTCGTCGTTGTCGTGCGCGAAGGGATCCAGTCCCGTCGCCGAGGCGACCAGGCTGAGGTCGGCGTTGAGGCTCAGCCATTCCGCGACCTGCGCACTGACCCGCGCGGTGACCGCCCGCGAGTTCACGAGGGCGGCGAACAGTGCCGCGAGCTCGCGTGCCGACCCCAGCGCCACCTGCGGCGCGTCGTCGGGGCCGCGGCGGTCGCGGAACTGGTCGAGCAGCGCGGTTCGCTCCAGCCCCAGCCCTTCCAGGCGCGCGCGCACCGCGGGGAGCCCGACCCGGTGCAGCAGCGCGTTGGCCGCCAGTGCGTCACCGGTGGATGCGGCGAGCACCGCGAGATCCGCCAGCGGCAGCGCGGGCGCCTTCAGGTGCTGCCACACGCCCGACACCGACACCGGCTCCAGGGCGGCGCGGTCCACGATCTCGAGGGGATTGAGGCGGCCGTCCTCGAAGGCCGCCGCCACCTCGACCAGCAGCGGGACGATCCCGAGTCCGCCGACGGGCAGCGTGTCGTTGTCGTCGCCGGCGAGCACCGTGGTGCCGCGGTCCAGATCCGCCACCCGCACGGCCACCCGAGCACCCGAGGCCGCGAGCTCGTCCAGGGCGGCGAGCACGGACGTGAACGATCGTCGTCCCGCCCCCGTCCGCCGCGGCGGGCGACGCCCGCCCGTGCGGCCCGAGGCACGCAGGGGCGCGGTGTCGCGCGACGAGTCCGGGGTGGGGGCCACGACGATGCTCCTCGGGTCTCAGGCGGTCGGTGGGGGTGACCGGATGCCGCTACCAGATCGTGACGCGCTCGCTCTCATCGAGCCACAGGGCGTCGGAGGACTCCACACCGAAGGCGTCATAGAACGCGTCGATGTTACGCACGATCTGGTTGCAGCGGAACTCGTTCGGCGAGTGCGGGTCGATCGTGAGCAGCCGGATCGTCTCGGCCTCACGGCCCTTCTGCTGCCAGATCTGGGCCCAGCTCAGCAGGAGCCGCTGGATGCCGGTCAACCCGTCGATCTCCGGGGCGCCCGCTTCGGCGGTGTGCAGGCGATAGGCCTTGATCGCGATCCCGAGGCCCCCCAGGTCGCCGATGTTCTCACCGATCGTGAGGGCGCCGTTGACGTGGTGCTCCGGCGACAGCCCCTGGGGCACGAGCGCGTTGTACTGCTCGACGAGCTTGGAGGTGCGCTGCTCGAACGCGGCACGGTCGGCCTCGGTCCACCAGTCCCGCAGCGATCCGTCGCCGTCGAAGCGGCTGCCCTGGTCGTCGAAGCCGTGGCCGATCTCGTGCCCGATGACCGCGCCGATGCCACCGTAGTTGGCGGCCGCATCCCGGTCGGCGTCGAAGAAGGGGTACTGCAGGATCGCTGCCGGGAAGACGATCTCGTTCATCAGCGGGTTGTAGTAGGCGTTGACCGTCTGCGGCGTCATGTACCACTCGTCCCGGTCGATGGGCTGGCCCACCTTCGCGAGCTGCCGGTCGTGCTCCCACACGTGTGCGCGGCGGACGTTGCCGACCAGGTCGGCCGCATCGATCTCGAGGTCGGAGTAGTCCTTCCACTTCACCGGGTAGCCGATCTTGGGCGTGAACGCGTCGAGCTTGGCGAGTGCCCGCTCGCGCGTGTCGGGGCTCATCCACTCCAGGTCGGAGATGCTCTCGCGGTAGGCGGCCACGAGGTTGGCGACGAGCTCGTCCATCGCCTCCTTGGCCGCGGGCGGGAAGTGACGCTCGACGTAGACCTTGCCGACGGCCTCCCCGAGCGCGGCCTCGACCAGGCCGACACCGCGCTTCCAGCGCTCGCGGTTGACCGGGACGCCGGTGAGCTGCGTGCCGTAGAAGGCGAAGTTCTCATCCACGAACGGGTCGGAGAGGAACGCCGCGGCGGCGTGCACGACCTTGAACCGCAGCCACGACTTCCACTCCTCCAGGCGCTCGTCGGTGAGCAGCACGGCGAAGGATTCCAGGAAGCTCGGCTGGTAGACGACGACCTCGGCGAAGGCGTTGGGGTGTCCGGGCGCGATCGCCTCTCGCCACGGCGCCAGGTCGACGCCCGCGGCGGCGACCGTCTCATCCCAGGAGCGCAGGTTGTAGGTCTTCACCGCGTCGCGACTGTCTTCACGGCTCCAGTGGTGGGTGGCGAGGTCGGTCTCCAGCGCGACCGCGCCGTCGGCGTCGGCAGCGGCATCCGCGACGCCGGCCAGCGTCAGGATGCGCTGGATGTGCGCGCGGTACGCGACGCGGGTCTCCTCGAAGTTCTCCAGCCGGTAGTAGCTCTCATCCGGCAGCGAGAGCCCGCCCTGGTAGAGCACGGGCAGGTAGCGCTGCGGGTTGCCGGGGTCGGGTTCGACGAACAGCGCGATGAGCCCGCTCACGCCGTCGCGCTCGAATTCCCCGATCGTTCGCAGGAGGCTCGGGATGCTGTCGACCGCGTCCACGCGCGCCAGCTGCTCGGCCAGGGGGGCCGCCCCCAGCTCCTCGATGCGGGCCGTGTCCATGAAGCTCGTGAAGAGGTCGCCGATCTTGCGGGTCTCGGTGCCGGGCTCGGCGTCGTGCGACTCCTCGACGATGGTCCGCACGTGCTTCTCCGCCTGCTCGGCGATGAGGTGGAACGACCCCCAGCGCGCCTTGTCGTCGGGGATCTCGGTGCGCTCGAGCCACTTCCCGTTGACGTGGCGGAAGAGGTCGTCCTGCGGGCGGATCGCGTCGCTGAGTTCGTCGAGCGCGATACCGGAGCGAGGGGTGTCGGTCATCGTTCCAGGGTAACCGCGCGCCCTGAGCGGCGGACGAGAGCCGGCGGGGGTCCCTGCGTCCTAGGCTCGACGCGTGAGCACCCGTGGCGCGTCGCTGAACCGCGACATCCTGCGTCTGGCGGTGCCGGCGTTCGGGGCGCTCGTGGCCGAGCCGCTGTTCCTGCTGGTGGATTCCGCGCTCATCGGGCACCTGGGTGTCGCACCGCTGGCGGGCCTGGGCATCGCCGGGGCCGTGCTGCAGACGATCGTCGGGCTGATGGTCTTCCTCGCGTACTCCACGACGCCCGCCGTGGCGCGCCGGTTCGGTGCGGGCGACCCCACGCGCGCGGTGTCGGTGGGGATCGACGGGATGTGGCTGGCTCTCGCCCTGGGCGCGGTGCTCGCGCTGGCCGGCTCCCTCGCCACCCCGCTGCTGGTCGGCGCCTTCGGCGCGGAGGCGGAGGTGACCCGCAACGCCGAGACGTACCTGGGCATCTCGGTGTGGGGACTGCCCGCGATGCTGATCGTTTTCGCCGCCACCGGGCTCCTGCGCGGCATGCAGGACACCGTCACGCCGCTGTGGATCGCCGGCATCGGCTTCGGTGCCAACGCGGTGCTGAACGTCGTGTTCATCTACGGCCTCGGCTGGGGCATCGCGGGGTCCGCCTTCGGCACCGTCGTCGCGCAGTGGGGCATGGTCGCCGCCTATGTCGCGGTGGTGGGACGCCTGGCGCGCACGCACGCGGCATCCGTTCGTCCGCAGCGCGAGGGCGTGCGCGGCTCGGCCCGCTCGGGCGGGTGGATGTTCCTGCGCACCGTGAGCCTGCGCGCCGCCCTCCTGGCCACCGTCGCGGTCGCCACCGGTCAGGGAGCGGCCGAACTGGCCGGATGGCAGGTGGTGTTCACGATCTTCTCGGCGAGCGCGTTCGCTCTGGACGCCCTCGCCATCGCCGCCCAGGCGCTCGTGGGCAAGGGGCTCGGGGCCGGGGACGAGCGGGAGGTGCAGCGGGTGCTCCGCCGCACGACGGCGTGGGGCGTGTGGTTCGGTGTCGTCGTCGGCGCGATCGTGGCGGCGCTGTCCGGCGTCATCGGGCTCGTCTTCACCGGCGACCCCCAGGTCGCCGCCCTCGTCCAGCCCGCGCTGCTCGTCCTCGCGGTGGCACAGCCGCTGTCGGCGGTCGTCTTCGTGCTCGACGGGGTGCTCATCGGCGCCGGGGATGCACGGTATCTGGCCCTGGCCGGTGCGCTCAACCTCGTCGTGTTCATCCCGGCGCTCGCCGTCGTCGCCGCGCTGGGGGTGTCGGGGGCGGCCGGGATCGCGTGGCTGGCGGCGGCGTTCTCCGGCGCGTACATGCTCGCGCGCCTGGTGACGCTGGGATGGCGCGTGCGCGGCCGCGCGTGGATGACCGCGGGGGCGTGAGGGGTCTCAGCGCACCGCGGCGGGCACGGGTTCCGCGGCGGGCCGATCGGGCATGAGTCGGGCGGCGGGCCCGCTCAGCGCGCGCAGCGCGTAGAGGATCGTGGTGAGGTCGACCAGCTCCTGCACGAGCGCGCCGGCCACGGCGGGGATCACGCCGGTCATGGCGACGACCATGAGCCCCACGCTCAGCCCGATCCCGATCCAGATCGCCGTCAGGGCGACGGTCAGGGTGTGCCGGCCGATGGCGACGGCGTCGGCGACCGGGGCGAGGGAGTCCACCACGATGACGGCATCGGCGGCGTCACCGGCTGCCGTGGCTCCCTGTGCGCCCATCGCGATGCCGATGTCGGAGGCCGCCAGCACCGGGGCATCGTTGACGCCGTCGCCCACCATGAGGGTGGGGCGGGGCCGCAGCTGCGCCGCGAGGTGCACCTTCTCCGGCGGCAGCAGCTCGGCGTGCACGTCGGCGATCCCGACCTGGGCGGCGATCGCCTCCGCCGTCGGGCGTGCGTCGCCGGTGAGCATCACGATGCGCGCCACGCCGTGCTCCCGCAGCCACCCGATGACCCCGGCCGCCTCGGGGCGCGCGGCGTCGGCCAGGATGAGCGCGCCGGCGAACCGGCCGTCCACGGCGACGTACGCCGCCGCCTGGCCCGGTTCCACTGCCGCCGGCGACAGCCCGGGCGCCAGTGCGGCGATGTAGGCGGGTTTTCCGACGACGACGGTGCGCCCGGCGATCCGTGCCGTCACGCCGTTGGTGGCGACCTCGCTCGCCTCCTCGGCGGGGAGCATCTCCAGCCCCCGGGCGCGGGCGGCGCGGCGGATCCCGTCGGCGAGCACGTGCGCCGAATACTGCTCGGCGGATGCGGCCAGCCGCAGCAGCTCGTCGGCGTCGAACCCCGCCGCCGGGCGCACCTCCACCAGATCGGGGCGCCCCTGCGTGAGCGTCCCGGTCTTGTCGAAGCACGCCGACCGCACGCGCGCGAGCGACTCCAGCACGACGCCGCCCTTCATGATGACGCCGGCCTTCGCCGCCCGCGACAGCCCGCCCAGGAACGCGACGGGCGCGGCGATCAGCAGCGGGCACGGAGTGGCCAGCACGAGCACCTCCGCGAATCGCGTCGGATCCCCCGACAGCGCCCACGCCGTGCCGGCGAGGACGAGGGAGACGGCGGTGAAGGGCACCGCGAACCGATCCGCCAGTCGCACGACGGGAGCGCGGGAGCCCTGCGCCTCCCGCACGAGCGCCACGATCTGCTGGTACTGGCTGTCGGCGCTGCGCCGGATCGCCCGCATCCGCACGGCGCGCGTGCCGTTGACAGCACCAGAGAGCACCTCGCCGCCCGCCGTTCGCGTCACGGGCATGCTCTCCCCCGTGAGCGAGGACTCGTCGAAGGAGGCGACGTCGCTGAGGAGCACGCCGTCCACCGGCACGACCTCGGCGGGGCGCACGAGCAGCACGTCGCCGGGAACGACGTCGTCCACTGCGACGTCCTGCAGTTCGTCGACATCGGGCGCGTGCGGGTGCGCCACGACGTGCGCGACGCGCGGCGAACGGTCCAGCAGCGCGGTGAGGTCGCGCTGCGCCCGCCGCCCGGCGAAGTCCTCGAGGGCCTCGCCGCCGGAGAGCATGAGCACGATGATGAGCGAGGCGATGTACTCCCCCACCGCGAGCGTGGCGACCATCGCGACCACTGCGAGCACGTCCAAGCCGACGTGGCCGCGGAGCACATCGCGCACCATCCCGACCAGCGTCCACACGACGAACACCGCGACGTACGCCGTGGCGACCCACCGCCCCACGCCCGCCGCATCCACCGCGTGCAGCACGAGCACGGCGACCAGGACGAGCACCGTGAGCGCGATCGCCGGATACCGCCACCCCACCCCGCGCACCGTCATGCCCCTACCTTGCCCCTCGGACGCGCACCTCACCAGGGTTCCCGGCCCGGGTTCACCGCGCGGGCTCACGGCGCTCCCAGGCGCGGCGCCTACCGTCGGAGCATGACGAGGCGCTCCCGGGCGATCTGGGCCCTTCTCCCCGCGGCGGCGGTGCTGACGGCGTGCGCCGGGCCGCCGGTCGCACCGGATGCCGGCTCACCCACGCCCTCGCTCACGGTGTCGGCCCCGGCATCCCCCACCGGCCTGCCCGCCGACGCGAAGGAGATCGCCGCGTGGGCGGCGATCGCCCTCCCGGAAGACCGCCCCGGCGGCGCCGGGTGGAGCGCTCAGGGCTCGGGGCGGATCGGCCCCGACGGAGCCGGCATCGACCTGGGCGATGTCACCGGCCGGACCGAGGCCGTGATCGCGTGCCAGAGCGCCGACGGGTCACCCGTGAGCGTGCAGGCCGGCGGCGAGGCCGTGGAGGTGCCGTGCACGCCGGCGGGAGGCGCGCCGGTGGCCGCGACGGCGGTGGTCGTCGACGCGCCCGCGACGGAGTGGGAGGTGTCTGCGACGGCGGATGCGGTCTTCGCCTACGCGATCCGCCCGTTCACCGAGCCCGGCAGCTGAGCCCACCGCCGGCACCACTCGTACATCACCACGGCCGCGGCGGCCGAGGCGTTGAGCGACCGGGTCGACCCGTACTGGGTGATCTCGACCACGCCGGATGCGGCGGCCACCGCCTCCGGCGACAGACCAGGACCCTCCTGGCCGAACAGCAGCACGCACGCGCGCGGGAGGTCGGCGCGGTCCACGGGCACCGCCCCCTCGACGTTGTCGACCGCGACGATCGGCAGCCCCGCGGCATCCGCCCATGCCCGGAACGCCGCGACGTCCTCGTGATGGCGCACGTGCTGGTAGCGGTCGGTGACCATCGCGCCGCGGCGGTTCCACCGGCGCCGGCCGATGATGTGCACCTCGGCGGCGAGGAAGGCGTTGGCGCTGCGCACGATCGAGCCGATGTTCAGGTCGTGCTGCCAGTTCTCGATCGCGACGTGGAACGGATGCCGCCGCGCATCCAGGTCGGCCACGATGGCGTCCATCCGCCAGTAGCGGTACTCGTCCACGACATTGCGCCGGTCACCGTGCGCGAGGAGCTCGGGGTCGTAGCGCTCGTCCTCCGGCCACGCGCCGGGTCCGCCCGGCCACGGGCCCACTCCGTACGGCAGGGCATCCTCGGCAGCGCCACCGGCGTCGGAGTCCTCGGTCACACCTCCACGCTATCCCGCCGGACGGGGCGGATACCGGCGGACGGGCGGTGCCGGTTAGCCTGGATCGTGGCCTCTCCCGCCGTCGACGACTATCTCAAGACGATCTACCACCACACCGAGTGGCAGGATCAGCGGATCACGCCGTCGCAACTGGCGAGCGTCCTGGGGCTGGCGCCGTCGAGCGTCACCGAGATGGTCCAGAAGCTCGCCGCGCAGGGGCTGGTGACCCACCGGCCGTACGGCCCGGTGTCGCTCACGCCCGCGGGCGAGCGCCGAGCCGCGGCCGTCATCCGGCGTCATCGCCTCATCGAGACATGGCTCGTGCACGAGTTCGGCTACGGCTGGGACGAGGTGCACGACGAGGCGGAGGTGCTCGAGCACGCGCTCAGCGACCGGCTCCTGGCCGGCATCGACGCACGGCTGGGGCACCCGCGGTTCGATCCGCACGGCGACGCGATCCCGGATGCGACGGGCACGGTGCACCGCGAGCCGTTCGTCCTGCTGGCCCACGCGGCCCCAGGGCACACCGGGCGCGTGCTGCGGGTGAACGACCGCGATCCGCAGCTGCTGCGCGCGCTCCTGGACGCCGGAGTCGACGTCGGTCACACGCTCGAAGTGGGCCCGCCGGGCACCGCACGCGTGGACGGGACCCCCGTCACGCTCCCGGCCGGCGCGGCATCCGCCGTCTGGCTGACGGCGTAGCCGCACGCGCGGCCTTCTCGAACGGCCACCGCACCCCCATCGCGTCCTCGCACGTGCGCCACAGGCGTGCGACGACCTCCGGATCGCGCGTGAGTGCCGCGGCGACGGCCTTGCGCGGCTCCCCTCGCACGATGAAGCGCGGCCCCCACAGCTCTCCGCCCTCGACCTGCGGGTCCACGAGCGCGCGGACGAGCGACGCCGCCCCGTCGTCCTTGGACTGACTGATCGGCGCCTGCAGGTTGTCGACGAACCGGGTGCTGCGCGAAGGCTCGTTGATGCCGCGGATGCCGGGGGTGCGGCCGCTCGTGGAGTAGCCGGGGTGCGCCACGACGCTCGTGACGGGCACGCCGGCCTCGCGCAGGCGGCGGTCGGCCTCGAGCCCCAGCGCCGTGGTGGCGACCTTGGACTGCACGTACGCGCGCCAGGGCGTGTAGCCGGACACCAGCTGCGGATCGAGGGGGTCGTACCGCCACAGCGAGGTGGCGACGCTCCCCACCCACACCATGCGTCCCTGCGCGCTCGCCAGCGGCTGCAGCAGCTCACCGGCGAGGGCGAAGTGGCCGAGGACGTTGGTGGCGAAGACGAGCTCGTTGCCGTCCACCGTCTCGCGCGTGCGCGGCGGATGCACGACCCCGGCGTTCAGGAGGAGGCCGTCCAGGCGTCCGCGGGCCCGCACGGTGGCCGCTGCGGCCCGCACCGAGCCGAGCTTGCTGGTGTCCATCAGCAGCGTCTCCATCGAAGCGTGCGGAACCCGCCCGAGGAGCGTCGCCCTGGCGAGGGCGAGCTTGTTCGGGTTGCGGCCGGTGGCGATGACGTGGGCTCCCGCGCGCAGAAGGTGCTCCGCGGAGAAGAAGCCGAGCCCGGCCGTCGTGCCGGTGACGAGGTAGGTGCGGCCGGAGAGGTCGGGAAGGTTCCGCAGGTCCCACACCGCGCGCGTCATCCCCCTACGCTACCCCCGGCAGGCGTGCCTCCGACATGTCTTATGCCGATTCCGGCATAAGACTGGTAGGAAGGACCGGTGAGCACACCTCCCCCCGATCCGCGGCCTTCGCGCAGAGGCCGGATCATCACGTCGGTGCTGTCCGCGGTGGTCCTCGTCGGGTTCGCCGTCTTCCTCGGCCAGGCGTATGTTCCGCTGCCCGGCGTCTCGGATTGCACGGTCACCGACATCATCGAGGAGGACGGGCGTCGCGGGAACCAGATCACGCTGTACGTGACGTCCTGCGGCGACTACTACTCCGATGAGGGCGACGGGATCGAGGTGGGCGAGACCTACGATTTCGCCCTCCGCGGCCTGCTCAAGCCGAACATCGCCGAGTGGACGCCCGCGTCCTGAGACAGCATCCCGCCGCCGATGCCGGGCATAGGGTGGGGCCATGCGCACGCGTGCGGACATCGAGTGCTGGCTGACCGACATGGACGGCGTCCTGGTCCACGAGAGCACGCCCATCCCCGGTGCCGCCGAGCTGCTGGAGCAGTGGCGCGATGACGGCACCCCGTTCCTGGTGCTCACGAACAATTCGATCTTCACCCCGCGCGACCTCAGCGCGCGCCTGCGCGCATCCGGTCTCATGGTGCCCGAGGAGGCCATCTGGACCTCGGCGCTCGCGACCGCGGACTTCCTCGCATCCCAGATGCCCGGCGGCACCGCCTTCGTGGTCGGCGAGGCGGGCCTGACCACCGCGCTGCACGAAGCCGGCTTCATCATGACCGAGAGCTCACCCGACTACGTCGTGGTCGGGGAGACCCGCAACTACTCGTTCGAGGCGATCACGAAGGCGATCCGCTTCATCCGCACCGGCTCCCGCTTCATCGCGACCAACCCCGATGCCACCGGGCCGTCGGTGGAGGGCGTGCTGCCGGCCACCGGCGCCATCTCGGCGCTCATCACCAAGGCCACCGGCATGGAGCCGTACGTGGTGGGCAAGCCGAACCCGATGATGTTCCGCTCGGCGCTCAACCGCATCGGCGCGCACTCGGAGAACACGGGCATGATCGGCGACCGGATGGACACCGACGTCGTCGCGGGGATCGAGGCGGGCCTGCACACCGTGCTCGTGCTCACCGGCATCAGCGACCAGGCCGTGATCGAGCGCTACCCGTTCCGCCCCGACGAGGTGCT
Coding sequences within:
- a CDS encoding amino acid ABC transporter ATP-binding protein: MSVERTTIPVLEVMGLRKSFGGGGDRPALDGVDLRVEDSEVVAVLGPSGSGKSTLVRCIDQLESIDGGAMYLDGELLGYEVHGSHIRPLRDVDVQRQRRRMGMVFQQFNLFPHWTVLRNITEAPITVHGVPPAEAKQRAMDLLERVGLADKANAHPRQLSGGQQQRVAIARAVAANPRVLLFDEPTSSLDPELVDEVLQVIKDLAVSGMTMVVVTHEMAFARSVADRCVFMAEGKVIEDRPAQEFFESPRSTRLQTFLTRTAQTETPPR
- a CDS encoding amino acid ABC transporter permease; translation: MTTPIITPPRAGAADVADARPRFRPWRVVVGVLLALVVVQLLVFLITNERFEWPVVAQYLFAPSVLLGLLMSLLLTALGMVFGSILGTALAAGQLSDFGPVRWACIAFVGVFRGVPPLVQLIFWYNLAYLVPKLAVGVPFGPELFSWNTNDIITPLTAAIIGLSLHEAAYMAEIIRAGILSVDQGQRDAAKAMGFSPWRTFSRVILPQAMRVIIPPTGSQVIALLKGTSLVSVIAMGDLLHSVQVIYNRTYEVVPMLLVAVIWYLVVVTLLTLVQRRVEARFSRGLSRSTRVRRTVQRLEAAA
- a CDS encoding transporter substrate-binding domain-containing protein, whose amino-acid sequence is MALVPLVAVLALAGCASSGDPASEGEPAVDAPVGEDAPLYDLLPDEIKEAGVITMAGDTHPPYRTIEEDGSFTGIDPDMQAALAEQLGVEFEIVTSSGLDAMLTGMLSGRYDAFNGPVRATPEREADFDAVVWMTTRTSYVFPADRADDFPDSEAVCGQRVAGVVGSVTETQLQRLDEWCIGEGLEPTEFIGLEDTNSTILALNSGRADLVGTTQASAIDLLATQQDTYDYVMQTDEQGAGVDLLAMFMPKDSGLAEPMLAAFEAIFDNGRYAEIMADYDIEDAQIDAPVLNPNTTGK
- a CDS encoding serine hydrolase, whose product is MAPTPDSSRDTAPLRASGRTGGRRPPRRTGAGRRSFTSVLAALDELAASGARVAVRVADLDRGTTVLAGDDNDTLPVGGLGIVPLLVEVAAAFEDGRLNPLEIVDRAALEPVSVSGVWQHLKAPALPLADLAVLAASTGDALAANALLHRVGLPAVRARLEGLGLERTALLDQFRDRRGPDDAPQVALGSARELAALFAALVNSRAVTARVSAQVAEWLSLNADLSLVASATGLDPFAHDNDDHGLLFVNKTGRGDGVRAEAGVLAGPRAGVSYALIVCFDDLSIAHRLRAHDAFRILGLDLMEYVF
- a CDS encoding M13 family metallopeptidase, which codes for MTDTPRSGIALDELSDAIRPQDDLFRHVNGKWLERTEIPDDKARWGSFHLIAEQAEKHVRTIVEESHDAEPGTETRKIGDLFTSFMDTARIEELGAAPLAEQLARVDAVDSIPSLLRTIGEFERDGVSGLIALFVEPDPGNPQRYLPVLYQGGLSLPDESYYRLENFEETRVAYRAHIQRILTLAGVADAAADADGAVALETDLATHHWSREDSRDAVKTYNLRSWDETVAAAGVDLAPWREAIAPGHPNAFAEVVVYQPSFLESFAVLLTDERLEEWKSWLRFKVVHAAAAFLSDPFVDENFAFYGTQLTGVPVNRERWKRGVGLVEAALGEAVGKVYVERHFPPAAKEAMDELVANLVAAYRESISDLEWMSPDTRERALAKLDAFTPKIGYPVKWKDYSDLEIDAADLVGNVRRAHVWEHDRQLAKVGQPIDRDEWYMTPQTVNAYYNPLMNEIVFPAAILQYPFFDADRDAAANYGGIGAVIGHEIGHGFDDQGSRFDGDGSLRDWWTEADRAAFEQRTSKLVEQYNALVPQGLSPEHHVNGALTIGENIGDLGGLGIAIKAYRLHTAEAGAPEIDGLTGIQRLLLSWAQIWQQKGREAETIRLLTIDPHSPNEFRCNQIVRNIDAFYDAFGVESSDALWLDESERVTIW
- a CDS encoding MATE family efflux transporter; the encoded protein is MSTRGASLNRDILRLAVPAFGALVAEPLFLLVDSALIGHLGVAPLAGLGIAGAVLQTIVGLMVFLAYSTTPAVARRFGAGDPTRAVSVGIDGMWLALALGAVLALAGSLATPLLVGAFGAEAEVTRNAETYLGISVWGLPAMLIVFAATGLLRGMQDTVTPLWIAGIGFGANAVLNVVFIYGLGWGIAGSAFGTVVAQWGMVAAYVAVVGRLARTHAASVRPQREGVRGSARSGGWMFLRTVSLRAALLATVAVATGQGAAELAGWQVVFTIFSASAFALDALAIAAQALVGKGLGAGDEREVQRVLRRTTAWGVWFGVVVGAIVAALSGVIGLVFTGDPQVAALVQPALLVLAVAQPLSAVVFVLDGVLIGAGDARYLALAGALNLVVFIPALAVVAALGVSGAAGIAWLAAAFSGAYMLARLVTLGWRVRGRAWMTAGA